The following proteins come from a genomic window of Polaribacter dokdonensis:
- a CDS encoding zinc ribbon domain-containing protein → MAKKKEVSVEEKLRALYDLQLIDSRIDEIRNVRGELPLEVEDLEDEVAGLNTRISNLEKDVSSLETDINNKKLAIDESKSLMKKYEEQQQKVRNNREFDSLSKEIEFQDLEIQLADKRINEFKAKIAQKLEVIDATKEKLAKQEQHLGHKKSELDAILKETEKEESLLIEKSKEFGESLDKHLYSAYNRIRTKVKNGLAVVAIERGASGGSYFTIPPQVQLEIANRKKITIDEHSGRILVDAALAEEEKEKMDKLFS, encoded by the coding sequence ATGGCAAAGAAGAAAGAAGTTTCGGTTGAAGAAAAATTAAGAGCTTTATATGATTTACAATTAATAGACTCTAGAATTGACGAAATTAGAAACGTAAGAGGAGAATTACCTTTAGAAGTTGAAGATTTAGAAGATGAAGTTGCTGGTTTAAATACACGTATTTCTAATTTAGAAAAAGATGTTTCTAGTTTAGAAACAGATATCAACAATAAAAAATTAGCCATTGATGAGTCTAAGTCATTAATGAAAAAATACGAAGAGCAACAACAGAAAGTTAGAAATAACAGAGAGTTTGACTCTTTATCTAAAGAGATTGAGTTTCAAGATTTAGAAATTCAATTAGCAGATAAAAGAATTAACGAATTTAAAGCTAAAATTGCTCAGAAATTAGAAGTGATTGATGCTACAAAAGAAAAGTTAGCTAAGCAAGAGCAACATTTAGGTCATAAAAAATCTGAGTTAGATGCTATCTTAAAAGAAACTGAAAAAGAAGAATCTCTTTTAATTGAAAAATCTAAAGAGTTTGGAGAGTCTTTAGACAAGCATTTATACTCTGCATATAATAGAATTAGAACTAAAGTTAAAAATGGTTTAGCTGTTGTTGCTATTGAACGTGGAGCTTCTGGAGGTTCTTATTTTACAATTCCACCTCAAGTGCAGTTAGAAATAGCAAACAGAAAGAAAATTACAATTGATGAGCACAGTGGACGTATCTTAGTTGATGCTGCTTTAGCTGAAGAAGAAAAAGAAAAAATGGATAAATTATTTTCTTAG
- a CDS encoding OmpA family protein, giving the protein MKKILFSAAFMLLATVAFGQDLPDNPEPGKCYVRCKTPDIYKNETINVAVSPEYKKIVSYPAEYETIQEKVLVREAGEEILIVPAVWGTQEVTYYEKEDGTKIEIEKASFLQGFETVETRAATAKWEMSEKLPDCESSNPDDCRYWCYKPVPAEFKTMPVEKLASDAKVNKIRIPGVTKTYIRKVMVKPPSTSIVKTEPEYKTITKTTLVRDARTEEVIVPAVFRSITKQVLVEKGGLSSWKAVDCSLIDNTPLPINWDFSSATLNEGAKQIIDARLLPIVKDGVAVFIESHTDMRGTKRDNQELSDRRAKAVTDYLISKGINATQLYAKGFGETRLLNKCADGVVCSESEHAVNRRTTFRVVNQK; this is encoded by the coding sequence ATGAAAAAAATTCTATTTAGTGCAGCTTTCATGTTGTTAGCAACTGTTGCTTTTGGACAAGATTTACCCGATAATCCAGAACCAGGAAAGTGTTATGTACGTTGTAAAACTCCAGACATTTATAAAAACGAAACGATTAACGTAGCTGTATCACCAGAATATAAGAAAATTGTTTCTTATCCTGCAGAGTACGAAACCATTCAAGAAAAAGTTTTGGTTAGAGAAGCTGGAGAAGAAATTTTAATTGTACCTGCTGTTTGGGGAACTCAAGAAGTTACCTACTATGAAAAAGAAGATGGTACAAAAATAGAAATAGAAAAAGCTAGTTTTTTACAAGGTTTTGAAACTGTAGAAACTAGAGCAGCTACTGCAAAATGGGAAATGAGTGAAAAATTACCAGATTGTGAATCTAGCAATCCAGATGATTGTAGATATTGGTGTTATAAGCCAGTACCTGCAGAATTTAAAACTATGCCAGTTGAAAAATTAGCAAGTGATGCTAAAGTAAATAAGATTCGTATTCCTGGTGTTACAAAAACTTACATTAGAAAAGTAATGGTTAAGCCACCATCTACTTCTATTGTAAAAACTGAGCCAGAATATAAAACAATTACAAAAACAACATTGGTTAGAGATGCAAGAACTGAAGAAGTAATTGTACCTGCAGTATTTAGATCTATTACAAAACAAGTGTTAGTAGAAAAAGGAGGTTTATCTTCTTGGAAAGCTGTAGATTGTTCTTTAATCGATAATACTCCTTTACCAATTAACTGGGATTTTTCTAGTGCAACTTTAAACGAAGGTGCAAAACAAATTATAGATGCAAGATTATTACCAATTGTTAAAGATGGTGTAGCTGTATTTATTGAGTCTCATACAGATATGAGAGGTACTAAGAGAGATAATCAAGAATTATCTGATAGAAGAGCTAAGGCTGTTACAGATTACTTAATTTCTAAGGGTATCAATGCAACTCAATTATATGCTAAAGGTTTTGGAGAAACAAGATTATTAAACAAATGTGCTGATGGTGTTGTTTGTTCTGAATCTGAACATGCAGTAAACAGAAGAACTACTTTTAGAGTAGTGAATCAAAAATAA
- a CDS encoding SixA phosphatase family protein, with amino-acid sequence MKTLYIVRHAKSSWKYSGINDIDRPLKKRGIKDAHLMSKVLNKMVDKPDVFISSSANRALHTAVIFCENFGFPHFNLQIKRQLYSFSDGYLVKTVNALDDGFNSAIIFSHDHGINTFVNEFGNRPIAHVTTCGIIGLKFKEKHWKNIRRGETFLVEFPKNHK; translated from the coding sequence ATGAAAACATTATATATCGTTCGTCATGCAAAATCTTCTTGGAAATATTCAGGAATAAATGACATAGACAGACCATTGAAAAAGAGAGGTATAAAAGACGCTCACTTAATGTCTAAAGTACTTAACAAAATGGTTGATAAACCAGATGTTTTTATCTCTAGTAGTGCAAACAGAGCTTTGCATACAGCTGTAATTTTCTGCGAAAACTTTGGTTTCCCTCATTTTAATCTTCAAATTAAAAGGCAATTATATAGTTTTAGCGATGGCTATCTAGTTAAGACCGTTAATGCATTAGATGATGGATTTAATTCTGCTATTATTTTTAGTCATGATCATGGTATTAATACCTTTGTAAATGAATTTGGAAACAGACCAATTGCACACGTTACAACTTGTGGTATAATTGGTCTTAAGTTTAAAGAAAAACATTGGAAAAATATTCGCAGAGGAGAAACTTTTTTAGTTGAATTTCCAAAAAATCATAAATAA
- a CDS encoding Nif3-like dinuclear metal center hexameric protein, whose product MTVKDVTNYIEELAPLKYAESFDNVGLLIGDYSTKVSGVLVTLDTLEDTVDEAIAKNCNLIVSFHPIIFGGLKKINGNSYVERVVLKAIKNDIAIYATHTALDNSKNGVSAKMCEVLGLENTQILIPKKGIIKQLNTYVPDEKAEQLRTALLEVNTNTIGNYDNCSFSNLGEGTFQGNENANPTYGKKGELHTEKETKISIVFESKDEKAIINALKENHPYEEVAYEIISTENVHENIGMGMIGEFKIEMDESEFLHYLKKTMQTDCVRHSALLNKTIKKVAVLGGSGSFAIDNARSAGADAYVSADFKYHEFFKAEKKILLADIGHYESEQFTKNLLVDYLTKKFSNFAIILSEKSTNPIHYI is encoded by the coding sequence ATGACAGTAAAAGACGTTACAAATTACATAGAAGAACTAGCTCCTTTAAAGTATGCTGAATCTTTTGACAATGTAGGATTATTAATAGGAGACTATAGCACAAAAGTATCAGGAGTTTTAGTAACATTAGATACTTTAGAAGACACTGTAGATGAAGCTATAGCTAAAAACTGTAATTTAATTGTAAGCTTTCATCCAATAATTTTTGGAGGTTTAAAAAAGATAAATGGCAATTCTTATGTAGAAAGAGTGGTTTTAAAAGCCATTAAAAATGATATTGCAATTTATGCAACACATACTGCTTTAGACAATTCTAAAAATGGAGTTTCTGCTAAGATGTGCGAAGTTTTAGGATTAGAAAACACTCAAATACTAATACCAAAAAAAGGCATAATCAAACAATTAAACACCTATGTACCTGATGAAAAAGCTGAGCAACTTAGAACTGCACTTTTAGAGGTAAACACAAATACTATTGGTAATTATGATAATTGTTCTTTTAGTAATTTAGGCGAAGGCACTTTTCAAGGAAATGAAAATGCAAACCCTACTTATGGTAAAAAAGGAGAATTACATACTGAAAAAGAAACTAAAATTTCTATAGTTTTTGAAAGTAAAGATGAAAAAGCAATTATAAATGCTTTAAAAGAAAATCATCCTTATGAAGAAGTAGCCTATGAAATAATCTCTACTGAAAATGTACATGAAAATATAGGAATGGGAATGATTGGTGAATTCAAAATTGAAATGGATGAATCTGAGTTTTTGCATTATCTTAAAAAAACAATGCAAACTGATTGCGTAAGACATTCTGCATTATTGAATAAAACCATTAAAAAAGTAGCTGTTTTAGGAGGCTCAGGAAGTTTTGCTATAGACAATGCAAGAAGTGCTGGTGCAGATGCTTATGTAAGTGCAGATTTTAAGTATCATGAGTTTTTTAAGGCAGAAAAAAAGATTCTTTTGGCAGATATTGGTCATTATGAGAGTGAACAGTTTACAAAAAACCTTTTGGTTGATTATCTTACAAAAAAATTTAGTAATTTTGCAATCATTTTATCAGAAAAAAGTACAAATCCTATACATTATATATAA
- a CDS encoding thioredoxin family protein yields the protein MMKKVMFPLLCIFAILLTYPQETKTEKLAINDISDRLNWVLTYKEALKRSKTENKPVLIYFTGSDWCGPCIRLDKELFHTEKFKEFSDKELILLEVDIPRQQDLLTQDKLSENLYLKKKFKVNSFPTLIFVNHRGRKIAEKSGYIMTEYYYPFIQSVIQKF from the coding sequence ATGATGAAAAAAGTAATGTTTCCCCTACTTTGCATTTTTGCAATTTTATTGACTTACCCACAGGAAACTAAAACAGAGAAATTAGCTATTAACGACATTTCAGATCGTTTGAATTGGGTGTTAACGTACAAAGAGGCCTTAAAAAGGTCTAAAACAGAAAACAAACCAGTTCTTATTTATTTTACAGGTTCAGATTGGTGTGGACCATGCATTCGTTTGGATAAAGAATTATTTCATACAGAAAAGTTCAAAGAATTTTCAGACAAAGAATTAATTTTGTTAGAGGTAGATATTCCAAGACAACAAGATTTATTAACTCAAGATAAGCTGAGTGAGAATTTATATTTAAAAAAGAAATTTAAAGTAAATTCTTTCCCAACCTTAATTTTTGTAAATCACAGAGGTCGAAAAATAGCTGAAAAAAGTGGTTATATAATGACTGAGTATTATTATCCATTTATACAGTCTGTCATTCAGAAATTTTAG
- the lpxK gene encoding tetraacyldisaccharide 4'-kinase — MKILRFLLFPFAIIYDIITAIRNFLFEKNILKSVKFSLPVIVVGNLSVGGTGKTPQVEYLVSILQEKFKVAILSRGYGRKTKGYILANNNHSASDIGDEPLQYYKKFANLNVAVNENRVEGIQQLIQSKSPDIILLDDAYQHRKVKGSCYVLLTKYNDLFIDDFLLPTGNLRENRAGAARADVIVVTKCPSNLSILEQDKIKKKLQLFNKPVFFSTIAYADKISGSLNLTIDALKSKHLLLVTGIANPKPLLSFLSDNAINFTHLNYPDHHHFTDKNIQDITSKFSEINSKDKLILTTEKDYTRLQNKITELSYLEIRTAFLNNDASNFNSLILNSIGVNLYNLNN; from the coding sequence ATGAAAATTCTACGATTTTTACTCTTTCCATTTGCGATTATATATGATATAATTACAGCGATTCGTAATTTTTTGTTTGAGAAAAACATCTTGAAATCTGTCAAGTTTTCACTGCCTGTAATTGTGGTTGGGAATTTAAGTGTTGGTGGAACAGGTAAAACACCACAAGTTGAATACTTAGTAAGCATCTTACAAGAGAAGTTTAAAGTTGCAATTTTAAGTAGAGGTTATGGTCGTAAAACCAAGGGATATATTTTAGCTAATAATAATCATTCAGCTTCAGATATAGGAGATGAACCTTTGCAATATTATAAAAAGTTTGCTAACCTAAATGTTGCTGTAAATGAGAATAGAGTAGAAGGAATTCAGCAATTAATTCAAAGTAAATCTCCAGATATTATTTTGCTAGATGATGCATATCAACATAGAAAAGTAAAAGGTAGTTGCTATGTTTTACTTACAAAGTATAACGATTTATTTATTGATGATTTTCTTTTACCAACAGGTAATTTAAGAGAAAATAGGGCAGGAGCAGCAAGAGCAGATGTTATTGTTGTAACTAAATGTCCATCAAATTTATCAATATTAGAACAAGACAAAATTAAAAAGAAGCTACAACTATTTAATAAACCAGTTTTTTTTAGCACCATTGCTTATGCTGATAAAATATCTGGTAGTTTAAATCTTACTATTGATGCTTTAAAAAGCAAACACTTATTGCTAGTTACAGGGATTGCAAATCCTAAGCCTTTACTTAGCTTTCTAAGTGATAATGCTATTAATTTTACTCATTTGAATTATCCTGATCATCATCATTTTACCGATAAAAATATACAGGATATTACTTCTAAATTCAGTGAAATTAATTCGAAGGATAAATTAATTCTAACTACAGAGAAAGATTATACACGATTACAAAATAAAATAACAGAACTTTCTTATTTAGAAATTAGAACTGCATTTTTAAATAATGATGCCTCTAATTTTAATAGTCTCATACTTAATTCAATAGGTGTAAATTTATATAATTTGAATAATTGA
- a CDS encoding DUF368 domain-containing protein yields MQQERTFLQKAKLFFKGLAMGAANKVPGVSGGTVSYVLGFYEDLIYSFQKINLKAFKLLIAGNFKRFSQYTNAQFIMLIMGGSIFSYFSISLILDYFLKHFELYVWSWFFGMIIGSIYYIGKDFGKWNRTSFISLIIGITLGLAISFLKPAKENDNLWFVFLCGIIGVSGMTLPGLSGSFILILLGNYVLLLVDSVNVLLNVLTNLAIGNFEVLSDSIKVKYLKIIAVFTAGSAFGLVSISHVLGYVLKKYNKIVNAVIIGFITGSLGIVWPWKEKIYVQENGQVLIDKEGNKVVENFERFMPELFKTETFVAILFILIGIALVLIIDYYGKRRKK; encoded by the coding sequence ATGCAACAAGAAAGAACTTTTCTGCAAAAAGCTAAACTATTCTTTAAAGGATTAGCAATGGGTGCTGCCAATAAAGTACCTGGTGTTTCTGGTGGAACAGTTTCTTATGTGCTTGGCTTTTATGAAGATTTAATCTATTCTTTTCAAAAAATTAATTTAAAAGCATTTAAACTTTTAATTGCTGGGAATTTTAAAAGATTCTCTCAATACACCAATGCACAATTTATTATGTTGATAATGGGTGGAAGTATCTTTAGCTATTTTAGTATTTCACTTATTTTAGACTATTTTTTAAAACATTTTGAGCTCTATGTTTGGAGTTGGTTTTTTGGAATGATTATTGGCTCAATTTATTACATTGGTAAAGATTTTGGGAAGTGGAACAGAACCAGTTTTATATCTTTAATTATAGGAATTACATTAGGTTTAGCCATTAGCTTTTTAAAACCAGCTAAAGAAAATGATAACCTATGGTTTGTTTTTCTTTGTGGAATTATAGGTGTTTCTGGTATGACCTTGCCAGGTTTATCAGGGTCTTTCATACTTATTTTATTGGGTAATTATGTGCTATTGTTAGTAGATTCAGTAAACGTACTTTTAAATGTATTAACCAATTTGGCTATTGGTAATTTCGAGGTATTATCTGATTCCATTAAAGTAAAATATTTAAAAATTATTGCGGTTTTTACAGCAGGTTCTGCTTTTGGTTTAGTTTCTATCTCTCACGTTTTGGGTTATGTTTTAAAGAAATATAACAAGATTGTAAATGCTGTTATCATTGGGTTTATAACAGGTTCTTTAGGTATTGTTTGGCCTTGGAAAGAGAAAATATATGTTCAAGAAAATGGACAAGTTTTAATAGATAAAGAAGGTAATAAAGTTGTTGAAAACTTTGAGCGTTTTATGCCAGAGTTATTTAAAACAGAAACATTTGTAGCAATATTATTTATTTTAATTGGTATAGCATTAGTACTTATTATAGATTATTATGGCAAAAGAAGAAAAAAGTAG
- a CDS encoding Ppx/GppA phosphatase family protein: MLDIKKYGAIDIGSNAIRLLIANVIVKDEKETQFKKSSLVRVPIRLGADAFVNGVISEENTTRMIEAMNAFKLLMNVHKVERYKACATSAMREASNGAEVAKKIEEETGIKIDIIGGKEEASIISSTDLDELIQGNNSYLYVDVGGGSTEFTVFSEGKIITSKSFKMGTVRLLNNKKSVNKEIFANVEKWIHKNTKDLKKLSLIGSGGNINKLFKMSGRTEGKPISYIYLNAQYQFLKKMSYQDRIVELSLNPDRADVIIPATKIYLSAMKWSGARKIYVPKIGLSDGIIKSLHYNKL; encoded by the coding sequence TTGTTAGACATAAAAAAATACGGAGCTATAGATATTGGTTCTAACGCAATACGTTTGTTAATTGCCAACGTTATTGTAAAAGATGAAAAAGAAACGCAGTTTAAAAAATCATCTTTAGTTCGTGTGCCAATTCGTTTAGGAGCAGATGCTTTTGTAAATGGTGTTATAAGTGAAGAAAACACCACAAGAATGATAGAAGCTATGAATGCTTTTAAATTATTAATGAATGTTCATAAAGTAGAACGATATAAAGCTTGTGCTACATCTGCAATGAGAGAAGCCTCAAATGGAGCTGAAGTTGCTAAAAAAATTGAGGAAGAAACAGGTATTAAAATCGATATTATTGGAGGTAAGGAAGAAGCTAGTATTATTTCTTCTACAGATCTAGATGAACTAATACAAGGTAATAACTCATATTTATATGTAGATGTTGGTGGAGGAAGTACCGAATTTACAGTATTTTCTGAAGGTAAAATAATCACCTCTAAATCTTTTAAAATGGGTACTGTCCGTTTATTAAACAATAAGAAATCTGTAAATAAAGAGATTTTTGCCAATGTTGAAAAATGGATTCATAAAAACACCAAAGACTTAAAGAAACTATCTCTAATTGGTTCTGGAGGTAATATCAACAAACTTTTTAAAATGTCTGGCAGAACAGAGGGTAAACCTATTTCATACATTTATTTAAATGCTCAGTATCAATTCTTGAAAAAAATGAGTTATCAAGATAGAATTGTAGAACTTAGCTTAAACCCTGATAGAGCTGATGTAATTATACCTGCTACTAAAATCTACTTATCAGCAATGAAATGGAGTGGAGCCAGAAAAATATATGTTCCTAAAATTGGACTTTCTGATGGTATTATTAAAAGTTTGCATTACAACAAACTATAA
- a CDS encoding DUF349 domain-containing protein, which translates to MLDNQEKVVQNETPVNSEETKLEAKNEVVVSSEDNSEIEVDSVDSANEVVNTESSDNKEIQVENYSEKSLEELLVSLKSVLNNYPVQTVKNAVESIKSEFNKKFGALLAEKKAQFLAEGGNSIDFKFSSPLKSEYNDLLFDYKKRRDAFYKEIDIQLNQNLDKRNDVIESLKALIENAEATTMYKDFKAIQEKWRAIGPVPKSHYNDTWKTYHHHVERFYDLLNLSNDLRDLDFKYNLEEKLKIIEKAKALANEADVNYASKELQELHKSWKEDIGPVAKEMREEIWQKFSDATKKIHDKRHEYFKEMRSKFQEIVEKKLEVIALLHAYDTSGNKTHNDWQKSIKEVEKLRQQYFKAGKLPFNKSEEVWQKFKQATKKFNTAKNTFYKQEKNEQQENLKKKMALIEIAESLKDSEDWQMATNAMKKIQADWKKIGHVPRKFSDDIWKKFKSACNYYFDRLNNQKNAISKEQEKVVVAKKEFLETLKESKKESKEAVLEAIDKWRNLGSLPKNSGNLKEEFNKHIDKMLENLSLDKEEVAMLKFTNLIDSYLADNDTRKLVSEQQFIRKRQDEINKEIQQLENNLGFFSNATDDNPLVKNVKNQVEKHRKDLAIWNLKMDYLRKLDF; encoded by the coding sequence ATGTTAGATAATCAAGAGAAAGTTGTTCAAAACGAAACCCCTGTTAATTCAGAAGAAACAAAATTAGAAGCTAAAAATGAGGTAGTTGTATCTTCAGAAGATAATTCTGAGATTGAAGTAGACTCAGTAGACAGTGCTAATGAAGTTGTAAATACTGAATCAAGTGATAACAAAGAAATTCAAGTAGAAAATTATTCAGAGAAAAGCTTAGAAGAGTTATTAGTTAGTTTAAAGTCTGTTTTAAACAATTACCCTGTGCAGACAGTTAAAAATGCTGTAGAGAGTATTAAAAGCGAATTTAACAAGAAGTTTGGAGCTCTTTTAGCAGAGAAAAAAGCACAGTTTTTAGCAGAAGGTGGTAATTCAATCGACTTTAAGTTTTCTAGCCCTTTAAAATCTGAGTATAATGATTTACTTTTTGATTATAAAAAACGTAGAGATGCCTTTTATAAAGAAATAGATATTCAATTAAATCAAAATTTAGATAAAAGGAATGATGTTATTGAGAGCCTAAAAGCTTTAATAGAAAATGCAGAGGCTACAACAATGTATAAAGATTTTAAAGCAATTCAAGAAAAGTGGAGAGCAATAGGCCCTGTTCCAAAATCACATTATAATGATACTTGGAAAACCTATCATCATCATGTAGAGCGTTTTTATGATCTTTTAAATTTAAGCAATGATTTAAGAGATTTAGATTTTAAATATAATTTAGAAGAAAAACTTAAAATTATAGAAAAAGCGAAAGCTTTAGCCAATGAAGCAGATGTAAATTATGCATCTAAAGAATTGCAAGAATTACATAAAAGCTGGAAAGAAGATATTGGACCAGTGGCCAAAGAAATGCGTGAAGAAATTTGGCAAAAATTTAGTGATGCAACAAAGAAAATTCATGACAAAAGACATGAGTATTTTAAAGAAATGCGATCTAAGTTTCAAGAAATTGTTGAAAAGAAATTAGAAGTTATTGCTCTTTTGCACGCCTATGATACTTCTGGTAATAAAACACACAATGATTGGCAGAAGAGTATTAAGGAAGTAGAAAAATTAAGACAACAATATTTTAAAGCAGGTAAATTACCTTTCAATAAAAGCGAGGAAGTTTGGCAAAAGTTTAAGCAAGCAACCAAGAAATTTAATACTGCAAAGAATACGTTTTACAAACAAGAGAAAAACGAGCAGCAAGAAAATTTAAAGAAAAAAATGGCGCTTATAGAAATTGCAGAATCTTTAAAAGATAGTGAAGATTGGCAAATGGCTACAAATGCTATGAAAAAAATTCAGGCAGATTGGAAAAAAATAGGGCATGTTCCTCGTAAATTTTCTGATGATATTTGGAAAAAGTTTAAAAGCGCCTGTAATTATTATTTTGATAGATTAAATAATCAAAAAAATGCAATAAGCAAAGAACAGGAAAAAGTTGTTGTTGCTAAAAAAGAATTTTTAGAAACTTTAAAGGAATCTAAAAAAGAGTCTAAAGAAGCAGTATTAGAAGCGATTGATAAATGGAGAAATCTAGGAAGTTTACCTAAAAATTCTGGAAACTTAAAAGAGGAGTTTAATAAGCACATAGACAAAATGCTAGAAAATTTATCACTAGATAAAGAAGAAGTAGCAATGTTAAAGTTTACGAACTTAATCGATTCTTATTTAGCCGATAACGATACTAGAAAATTAGTTTCAGAACAGCAATTTATTCGCAAAAGACAAGATGAAATAAATAAAGAAATTCAGCAGTTAGAGAATAACTTAGGTTTTTTCTCTAATGCTACAGATGATAATCCTTTAGTTAAAAACGTAAAAAACCAAGTAGAAAAACATAGAAAAGATTTAGCTATTTGGAATTTAAAAATGGATTATTTAAGGAAACTAGATTTTTAA
- a CDS encoding shikimate dehydrogenase family protein, with protein MAKEEKSRLFGLLGRDISYSFSRGYFSKKFTQLNLENHNYVNFDLPKIDDFPTILEDNEGVRGINVTIPYKEEVMPYLDKIDKTAKEIGAVNTIKITKRGNLKGYNSDVVGFEKSIKPLLKKHHKKALILGTGGASKAIAYALKRNDIKYKFVSRNPEGKKQISYADLSQEIIEDYTVIVNSTPLGTSPDIDNCPAIPYQFLTSKHLLYDLIYNPEVSKFLSNGKEKGAAIKNGYEMLELQAEESWRIWNS; from the coding sequence ATGGCAAAAGAAGAAAAAAGTAGGTTATTTGGTTTATTAGGTAGAGATATTTCTTACTCGTTTTCAAGAGGATATTTTAGTAAAAAGTTTACACAACTGAATTTAGAAAATCACAATTATGTTAATTTTGATTTGCCTAAAATCGATGATTTTCCGACTATTTTAGAAGATAATGAAGGAGTAAGAGGTATAAATGTAACCATTCCTTATAAAGAAGAGGTAATGCCTTATTTAGATAAGATAGATAAAACCGCTAAAGAAATAGGAGCTGTAAATACCATTAAAATTACTAAAAGAGGAAATTTAAAAGGATACAACTCAGATGTTGTTGGCTTTGAAAAGTCAATTAAACCTTTATTGAAAAAACACCATAAAAAAGCATTAATTTTGGGTACAGGTGGTGCTTCTAAAGCCATTGCTTATGCATTAAAACGTAATGATATTAAATACAAGTTTGTTTCAAGAAATCCTGAAGGCAAAAAACAAATATCATATGCTGATTTATCACAAGAAATTATAGAGGATTATACTGTAATTGTAAACTCAACCCCATTAGGAACTTCACCAGATATAGATAATTGTCCAGCTATACCTTACCAATTTTTAACATCTAAGCATCTGCTTTACGATTTAATTTACAATCCAGAGGTTTCTAAATTTTTGTCAAATGGCAAAGAAAAAGGCGCAGCAATTAAGAACGGATATGAAATGCTAGAGCTACAGGCAGAGGAATCTTGGCGAATTTGGAATTCTTAA
- a CDS encoding DUF368 domain-containing protein produces MSRKISDYIVIGLKGMAMGAADVVPGVSGGTIAFISGIYEELLSSISNINLDLFKTLKDEGFKSAWKKLNGNFLLALFTGIFISVVSLAKAIKYLLENEPILLWSFFFGLVLASIIYIAKQIKKWNFITVLVLIIGAFTAYYITTLNPLVSENSSLLFMFIAGALAICAMILPGISGAFILVLLGAYKPILSAVSDKDLKTIAVVGLGAIVGLLSFSKILKWLFNHYKEYTLAVLTGFIIGSLNKIWPWKETITWRTNSHGEQVPFNQQSVLPSNFDGDAQLLLAGLLALIGFALILGMERLAVQKK; encoded by the coding sequence ATGAGCAGAAAAATTAGTGACTACATAGTTATAGGTCTTAAAGGAATGGCAATGGGTGCAGCAGATGTTGTACCAGGAGTTTCTGGAGGTACAATTGCTTTTATATCTGGTATTTATGAAGAGCTATTAAGCTCAATAAGTAATATAAATCTAGATTTATTTAAAACCTTAAAGGATGAAGGTTTTAAATCTGCTTGGAAAAAATTAAATGGAAATTTTTTATTGGCCTTATTTACTGGAATATTTATCAGTGTTGTTTCTTTGGCTAAAGCCATTAAATATTTATTAGAAAATGAACCTATTTTGCTTTGGTCTTTTTTCTTTGGATTGGTTTTAGCAAGTATTATTTATATAGCCAAACAAATAAAAAAATGGAATTTTATAACTGTTTTAGTACTAATTATTGGTGCTTTTACAGCATATTACATAACAACTTTAAACCCTTTAGTAAGTGAGAATTCATCACTTTTATTCATGTTTATTGCAGGTGCATTAGCAATCTGTGCAATGATTTTACCTGGTATTTCAGGTGCGTTTATATTGGTGCTTTTAGGCGCCTACAAGCCTATTTTATCTGCTGTTAGTGATAAAGACTTAAAAACCATAGCAGTTGTTGGTTTAGGAGCAATCGTTGGTTTATTATCATTTTCGAAAATTTTGAAATGGTTATTTAATCATTATAAAGAGTACACTCTTGCTGTTCTAACAGGATTTATTATTGGTTCTTTAAATAAAATTTGGCCTTGGAAAGAAACAATTACTTGGAGAACAAATTCGCATGGAGAACAAGTACCTTTTAATCAACAAAGTGTATTGCCTTCTAATTTTGATGGTGATGCTCAATTACTATTGGCTGGTCTATTGGCATTAATTGGTTTTGCCTTAATTTTAGGAATGGAGAGATTAGCAGTACAAAAAAAATAA